The nucleotide sequence TCTTATGCAGTGTTAGAGCTGCTTTTGAGACCCACCCACCATGTAAATACACTTTACTCATTCACTCgctcactcactcattcagcCTCTCACACATTCACACCCACACACATACTCATGCACACACTCAGGTGTGATTATAAcggttcaaaaaataaaaagaaaacgaattggttaaataatgatattttaagtaattatgtttgttatgGACGAGCTGGGAaacctaacacaggtatatttacttaaaaggtttcccaaatcttacactatgaaaagaaagatgtacctacttaaaatgaataaagaattttatttattattacaataataaatttggatCTTACCCATAGCTTGCTTTCCCATAGCGCATTGATAAGTATTCCTAGGACTTTGATTGTGGTGCGGGTACGGTACTAAGCCCGCACAAACCCCGAGTATCGTAAATGGCTCAATTTCAAGGTGCGTCGTGACATATGGGTCAATCTCTAATTCCACAGTTGCTATATGACTATCATTTTCTTCATTCACATCTAGGTATTCGATGAGACCGTCTTTCAGAAAATCTTGGAACTTCTTCAGCCCTCTGTTTAGCTCGTTAATGTGATGCTGTTTGACTAGGGGAAAGCCTCGCTCTACTATTATGTACGGTCGGCATAAACGACCGCCATCACTACAAATGTACACTGTTCTTTGGTTATGATTGGGGTATATTGACACGAAGGAGGATATAAGCCCTCGCCGTCTAAACatacgaaatatttttatcagctTCTTGTAATGACGTGTCACGCCCAATATGTTACCTGTCAACGAAATTGCATGAGTTACAGAGATGAATTTCTGTGAtcgaaatgaatttattttatcctttGCATTCCGAAAGATTATATACTAAACAAAATTCGAACCAAATCAAaagtctaaaatataaaacaatgttttacaaaattattttcctaTAAAGGTAACATTTGATCAAAAAGTAAACCATACTAGCTAGcaacacaaatttatttaccagCGACCCCTCGTCCCGGCGTCGCACagttgaatataaattttttaaacattttttgttgatatattctttaatattgttgaatacaagttttttttgttctatcatcaatagtaataatctatatttttagggttaataacacttaaatccttattatttcttgcaaataaaattagcCTATATAAAGCAGTAATAATGAAGCATTcaaattgtgattttttttttaaatcggtcTAGTACTTTTTGAGtgaattcgttacaaacatacatatatatcttctctctttttaatattagtaaacaTTTCTTCTCTtaagacaaataataaaatatgatatttataactatatcAAATAGCACAACTTACCATTAAGAAACACCATATAGTTAGCGggattattaatttcttcGCCACCCAAAAGTCTGACATCTTCCACCCCCGCATTACAAGCCAAACGGGCAATGGGCTCCGTGGAACATTCAGTTGTGATATGAGTCATAAGAGCCAAATTCTTTACTAAACCACAACCCTCGCCTTCAGGTGTATCAGAAGGGCACAGCATACCCCATTGAGATGGTTGTAATGATCTAGGACCCGAAACTTTGCGAGTCTTCTCAAACTGAGAGTTAACCCTAGTCATCATCCCTAAAGCAGATATGTAACTGAGGCGACTCAAAACTTGCGTCACCCCATGCCTCTCCATTTTGAAACGTTTAATCGTCCAATTgccctaaaaaaattaaaagttatacacAAGTATTAagtttggaaaatattttaaattagataaatagaTTTCTGTTCTAAATCCAGTCAATACTGAAGACTTTcgtataattgtttgtttcaAGGCAAttgctaattatattttataaaaaaataacgaagttttaaaatgaaaaattaagtaCGATAACTTtagttatttcataattaaggCGAAGTCAGAGTAGAGCTTTGAAACAAGCGAAAACGTTACAGAAGACAGTGTATTAAGAATAGGGAAATAGctaaagtattttcgaaccaattgtACTCTCAGTccctcaagaaaagagcgtaattATTCTtctaaaggccggcaacgcactcgcgagccctctggctctgagtgtctatgggcggcagtatcacttaacatcagatgagcctcctgcccttgttctataaataatataaaaaaatcttactgTTGATATAGCAGTGAACAATCCGTTAGTAATCAAATCAGGCCTCATATGTTTGACGATATCAAACGGTGCCGCTTTGACTTTCGGTATAATCTTCTCTGCTATATTCTTTAGCTCCCAATTGAATCTTTTGAACAAATCTTCAAACATAAGCGCTAAGAGAGATCCAGCCAATTCTAATCGCTTATTTCCGTAATAATCTGGGTCATCGATTGCCGATTTATTCGTTTCTGCCTCGATAACCCGCTTCACCATTATAGCCAAATAAATCGCTTTTACGTAAAAGTTGAAATTTTCAACTGTAACGTGAGCTAATATTGTAGTGGCAAGAAGATCACGAGCTTCGTCGATTGGTGTTCTCATTTTCGACATGTTTGATGGAAATCTGGAATACaaagtcaataaataattagaatagTTCGTAGCATCCTGGatcactttatatataaattagagctttaataaattagataattaaaagCTGCAAGTATGGAATGTAAACTAATGTGTTGTTTGAGCATAGAGTAAGTGGTTGTAACTGTAGGTTTTGTTTTGGGTTAGAATCGTATGATTCCCTCATTCATCGTAAatctgaaatattattagtttgaAAGACCAAAATAAAGCGCAGGTGACACACAAAAatgatgtattaaattttaccttTTAGTCTTACATTTTTGTCCAATGTATGTAAGTGCCTGTTgttgtgtaaatatttttaaattatgacaatCCATAATACACGGCGCCATTTTCTTTAAAGTGTTGTCATCTGTTCCTATAAGTTGTATAATTTCTTGATCACTGCATATACCCATGGCTTTGAAAGCTATGGCTATTGGTATAtccttaaaatgaaaatatattgacaTGACATTTCCAAttgatgaatataattttttaaaccaatgACAGGCATTTcctaattaaaattgtgtttaagaAAAAATGAATGTGATTACAGTTATTAAACCATAAAACTGATCTGCTTTACATGTGATAAaactttttgatttaatacCACAAACAAAAACAGTAGTAGTGCAATcacctttaatatttaacctaAATGGGAATAAAACTAAAGTGCTACAAGcagaaagatttttaataatatacctcAGATAATGCATTGTGCCTTAAAACATATTTgccattttttacaataacattTGTCCTTGTTTTCTTTTCATGTGTAGAACTAGTAACCTGACATTGAATAGCACCCTTAAATTCATCAACAATCATTCTGTTTCGAGATAACTGTTCTTGTATCAATATCACTTTTTCTTGaccttaaaaacaattaaaaaatttcaatctACAAGTTTCTTtacatcataaaaaatattattcaaagatttctctctctctcaaggAGAAAGATCTATTTgaatgtgataaataaattgatataataattttttatggaaAGGAAACCAAGTTTGATTTTCAGTTATCCGTTAAAACATGTAAAGcaaaaatacagataacaataTGTACTTTACTACTATTGGTAAAACCATGGAATAAGCTGCAGCCAAAAAGCTGTTAaggtattacataaaattgttatatttacagCTATAAAACTAGCAAAATTGtccaataatatttcaattttggaTAAGATTACACTTTACTTATAACTACATTCCTATGATTATACAACTGTTTGTTACAAAACATTCataagtaataagtaaaatatatttacctctaataataaaataaccacCAGGATCATGAGGACATTCATTAAGTTGAGATAATTCATAGTCTGATTTGTTTGTTAAGACACAATTTGAAGAGCGCAACATTAATGGCatcctaaaaaaattaaattaaatagttagcACAGgaacaaaacatttacacATGAACTATGTaagttttaatagatttatagaTAGACAATtatagaaaattgttttaatacctTCCAattaactgtttatttttaataacacgtTGATTGCCTCTTATGTATTCAATGTCAACAGTTATTGGTGCTGAATAAGTTAAATCCCTCAGACGGCATTCATGAGGAGTGGTAGCTTTAGTAACATTAAAACCTTCTTCTAAATCAGGAGTTCCCACAtaagcatttaaatattttaggtaaaataGTGGATCTGAGTcacagaatattttttcattggcttgaactatttttttaatttcaacatttataaagtaattaaaagaatCAATATGTTGCTTCACTAAGCCTTTCACTTGCAAGAATGAAGGCACCAATTTCCATTTATCCTGAAACAAAATTCTCCTTTTAAGCTTTACACTGTTACAAcatatgatataatatgttacaaatataaaataaaactagtgTAGACAGGCCTTGTAGACGTAGttagtaaaattttgttagATACATCATAATAACACTAACCTCTAAGCATTTTATAGGCTCGCGTAAACCTTTTCCACTATCCCACTCCTTCTGGTTTAATAATTCACCCATTTTTATCAAGAAATAGTTGAACAAACTCGAAAATATGTCATAGTATATTTAGTTTgatttagaatatatttgttgtgttaaaaaataaaaccctttaataaataaaaccgcaAGTCTAGAACTTGAACAGcagaattttgtttttaaaatttgaacacAGGATTTTGACAGTGAAGTGTAAACCAAGAATTTCGATTAGCGATGGGCAACTCGAGTTATCTAACTCGAGTAACTCGGGCTAGGGCGGAGGCGAGTCAGCCCGAGCTAAAATATCTGCAAACCGAGTTGACTCTGAGAGTGCGCGCGGCGTGTGTTCAACTGTTCAGTGCCGAACAACCCGAATCAGCCCGACGACCGAAGTTCGGTCGTCGTCGCTCGAACCGTTGTTGGTTTCATATCTGACGTTCTTACTTCTTATGAGAGAGTTTTGAGATAAAAACCCAGCTCgcttatttgttttgttaatttttgaagtgaaacttctttagaatcgttgtgatttcaaaccggatgcaacgaaaaagcgacagtaaaaagagacagaaacattaattcatatgattgaacgtgggagaaaatgagatagataaacttctttcgaatcgtcgtgatttcaaaccggatgcagcggtaaagagagacagaaacatcaattcatcatatgattgaacgtgggagaaaatgagataggaggcattatacagcctctatttactgccgctttttttttgatcgaatttcaaactttcgttgttttagtttttgtcaaattaaagatttatattaaacttataaattaaaatgtatcattaaaatatactgtttttaaagaacacacacatttagatagtggaaaatgattaatttatatttgtttttgaaggtttcacttctacaatgtgtgaattgcacatatgtttttttttgttattgttttgttgcAGTTTTATCAGTTTCTGTTATTTGATTTGTAGACTTTATTAAGTTctggaaataaaaaagtgttaaaaaagaaataagtgTCATTAATTACTTAGATGttgattagttttttttcaaataagtatAAGTTGATATATAGATGACCAAATACCAAACTGTGTTGTGTTTAATTTAAGGAATAAAGTGccattaggtttattttagtttcttaTTATGTACAAGGTAAAAACGTtaccataattatattttgcgcTACATAAGTAAGTTCGTTTTGTGATGTGACTTGAAGACTCGACGCAGCCCCCTGGAACTGACCCGGCGAACCGTGAACGTAGCAAACTAGCAACCTACGGAACGATACGCCGAGTCGGCATAATATATTGACTCGGACCGACGACATGGCAACGCGACGCATAAGGCAAAACGAGTTGCAACTCGggtttgtatctgtttcaacTCGGGTTACTCGAGTTACCAAAAAGTCAACTCGGCCCATCACTAATTTCGATACTGCTTAATGACTCAATTTCAGGTTATTCACTCAAAGTAATTGACAATGACATCTATGTCAGATACCACTAAAATGACAAGAGACACAAACGGGTATCTATTTTTTCTTGAAAGTTGAAGTAAAacaatttagattttacagccgaaattacataaaattttaggAAAGAATATTGATCATGAATATTACTGCATggttaattagtttttagctgtacaacaaaatataattttacaattattatgttaaaaattattcaaaatggtGTATGAAAGTATACCGAGAACAGTGCGCATAATTTTACTTGGTGAACCGGGAGTCGGCAAAACATCATTAATTCTTTCTTTAGTCACTGAAGAATTTACGGAACATGTTCCACCAAAGGCAGAAGAGATTACAATACCAGCAGATGTCACACCTGAACAAGTACCaacaaatattgtagatgtgtGTTGTATGTATcaaactataaattttattgaaattgctCTATACTGTACGGCATAGCTTCCTCACcagaaaaatatagaatattttaattttttagtaaatgaGCAGACTATAGAGCAAGTTGCAGAGGAAATTGAAAAAGCCCATGTTATTTGTATAGTTTTCTCTGTAGACAAACAAGAAACCCTGGATAAAATAGCTTCATATTGGTTACCATTTGTCAGGGATAACTGTCCAAATGACTATCGAAAACCAGTTATTTTAGTgggaaataaaattgatttgattgattactCTATTATAgacgtaagtatttttaaattgtgaaaACATGCGGTTCTTTTATAATTCTGCATATTTActacaatattacattattttatagaatatctGGGATATTGCAGAGGAATATCCAGAGGTGGATAGATGTATTGAATGTTCAGCAAAGACTTTAACTAATGTCtctgaaatgttttataatgcaCAAAAAGCTGTATTACATCCAATCCATCCTATATATTCAATTGAGGAACAGGAAGttagtataaatttttatttaaatatacagtgGATTTGGAGTATAGAAATGATGAATGGACCAGTGAAGAAATAAATCTTTGTGTCTTAGGTGGCTGACTCCAGTTGCAATATCTGCATAGGATTTTTAGGAATCTATTAtagaatgaattatttattaaaaacaattgctaCAATCAACTTGGTGTTACATCCAAAGTTGCTATAGCCacacattttatacaaaattttgctTTCAATTCAAAGGACTTATGTTTAACATTGTTATAACCAAATACTTGCTATAACCAAGGTTGTAATCAATCAAATACACTGTAGTTGTAAATAgctatatttcaataaaattaattcaagtcTTTGTTATAACTGTCTGCTATGATATATGGCAAGTTTTAGTAACTTTCTATTTGACTTCTATTCTACAAACCTTGACTTATTTTTCAGTTAACTGAAAGGTGTAAAAAGGCATTGTCaagaatattcaaaatatgtgATCTAGATGGTGATGGAGTTTTAGATGattatgaaataacaatatttcaaaagAAGTGCTTTGATTCTCCGTTACAGTTGCaggtttacttttttattaagattagtCGCTTTACATTTGGAATAAAACAAACTCATTTATGACTATGCCACAGTTATTGGTGGcaaatttaagaattatattaagtaatatatttttgtaggtTTTAGATGAAGTAAAGTCAGTTATCGCACAAAATATAGCTGGAGGAATCGAAAATGAATGCATCACAATGAaaggatttatatttttacattgtcTTTTTATTCAAAGAGGACGTAATGAAACAACATGGACTGTTCTTCGTAATTTTGGATATGATGAAAGCTTAGAATTAAcacaaagttatttatatcctAAGTGAGTGAATATATTAcgcaaattatttgattaaagttCTACACAGTAATGTAGCAAAATAAAATGCAGAAGttgtgatttatttactatatgtatacaataccAAGACAGAGGTTGCACTGTGtagacatttattaaaatgaattaacaaATGTTTCAGCATTAAAGTGCCTGCCGGGTGCACTTCTGAACTTTCATACAAGGGACAGCAGTTTTTGACTCAAGTTTTCGAAAAGTATGACCAAGACAAGGATGGCATGTTAAACCCAACTGAATTAAAGAATGTATTCTCATGCTGTCCGCGGATACCTTGGCATAACTTAAGATATACAGTACCAACTAATGAAAAGGTAACTTGGAATTTCCCAATGTAATTACCCAAGAGCTTGTGTGACTCTCAAATAAATGTCACTGTTAATCTACCTAACATCTCAATGATAAATGGTTTCACCTCAAGAATATACACCCCAACAATGTTATGTTTtcctttttaacatttttcagGCATCAATATTTTGACTAGTGTACTCGCatacatttttgtgtttttctcatttcaataaataaacaaccataaggaaattttaacaaaattttttttttcagggtTACTTGACTTTACAAGGTTGGATGTGTCGTTGGACTTTAATGACTCTTCTTGACTTGCAAAACACAAGTGCCTATTTAGCATACTTGGGATACAATTTCCTGGAAAATGATACTCAGAAATCAGCTTTTCACAGTAAgtaataatctaataatacgtTTCTCAcgatgtattttgtataataatgtttgttcTATGAATAGATTAATTTTCTCTTTCTGGTTTCTCActaataaaagatattgaatggaaattgaaaagtttaatgtttttcaGTAACGCGTGAGAAAAAGATAGATGTCGCAAAAAAACAATCAAGCCGCAATGTATACCAATGTCATATTATTGGACCTCGGTGTTGTGGGAAAACGTCTATATGTAGAAGCTTTTTAGGAATAGCACATAAggtaatttatcaaattttatgaaaataatttaatgtgtttCATGGTTTTATCAGATGCGCGAACTTTTGATACCACAGTACCAAAAATGCAATCTTTAAGAAAGTGATGATGATGTGGAAAATATATTGATCAAACATGTATTAATTTGAGTACAGCACCATACCCTAGATTTTAGAAACCATCCTGAACATAAAACTGTCTCGGGTCTAAATGGGTAGTATTAACGCAGAATTAATCTCTGACAAAATTAGCGAAAATAGTTTCTCATAAttcataacttaataaaaaataaaaaaatcactttttattatatttactcatAACAAACacttaatattcaaattaaaaatgacgCACACACCATAGACaaacaaaactaataaataacacCTTTATTGTCCGTCAAGGCCCGCATGCAACTTCATAGTTTGCCCATCATCAACCAATATCTACAAAATCAATTTAGGttctttttatcttttatcatgactttttactaatataattttaataattgtttaatgaaCTGTTCTTATAAAATGCATTGTTACCATAGAGAATTAAACCGCACACAAACGAGCGAGGTGATGCTCACAGTTGTGACAGTAACTGCTGCATCAACACAGTACAGGTGTATGGACAGGAAAAATATCTAGTGCTGAGAGAGATTGCCATAACTCGTGTTTCTGACCCATTGCAACCGCATGAGGTCAATTGTGATGTTGCCTGTCTTGTGTACGACCTTACTGCCTCTAGGTCCTTTGAGTACATTGCTAGGATATACATTGTGAGTTTAGAATACAATTATCTAATTATCAAAATcttagtataataaatttaaataacaattgtattaaCGTAACAAAAATAGTTATGTACATGCATTCAAAACAGCAATTTTTTtcgaaaattaatttgttgctgctgttaaattataactatGATAAGTGGAATggtatacttatattaatgttCCCTTTAAGAAATACTTTGCCGAGAGTCACATCCCAGTTCTAATAGTTGGAACGAAAGGTGATGGTATGGTGATAAGGCAAGAGTATATTCTGCAACCTGAAGTATTCTGTAGCAAGTACCAACTGCTACCACctcaagtatttaatattaaggagAACAAACACGATGTCTTAGTTAAACTAGCAACTATGGCTGCATTTCCGTAAGTATATTTGACCTTTTCAAgagaaaaaaatgtgtttttgttgtatatatttcatatcaaataTGTTTGAGTAATAGAAAATCACTTAGGGctgatattttgaaatatcattACTGTTGCTGTTACAAgagccaaaataaaaataactccagtaaatagataaataaatatctgtccAGTTAATCTAAAACATACTTTTCATCCAACTGAAGTTATGTACttacatttcaatttaataaaatgtgtatgaataataatttattactatttttattaaattcttgaCCAGTCAATTTCAAGCTGCTTGGATTTTATTCAGCAAACGCAGGTAAT is from Pieris rapae chromosome 7, ilPieRapa1.1, whole genome shotgun sequence and encodes:
- the LOC110992726 gene encoding mitochondrial Rho GTPase isoform X1; translation: MVYESIPRTVRIILLGEPGVGKTSLILSLVTEEFTEHVPPKAEEITIPADVTPEQVPTNIVDVCLNEQTIEQVAEEIEKAHVICIVFSVDKQETLDKIASYWLPFVRDNCPNDYRKPVILVGNKIDLIDYSIIDNIWDIAEEYPEVDRCIECSAKTLTNVSEMFYNAQKAVLHPIHPIYSIEEQELTERCKKALSRIFKICDLDGDGVLDDYEITIFQKKCFDSPLQLQVLDEVKSVIAQNIAGGIENECITMKGFIFLHCLFIQRGRNETTWTVLRNFGYDESLELTQSYLYPNIKVPAGCTSELSYKGQQFLTQVFEKYDQDKDGMLNPTELKNVFSCCPRIPWHNLRYTVPTNEKGYLTLQGWMCRWTLMTLLDLQNTSAYLAYLGYNFLENDTQKSAFHITREKKIDVAKKQSSRNVYQCHIIGPRCCGKTSICRSFLGIAHKRIKPHTNERGDAHSCDSNCCINTVQVYGQEKYLVLREIAITRVSDPLQPHEVNCDVACLVYDLTASRSFEYIARIYIKYFAESHIPVLIVGTKGDGMVIRQEYILQPEVFCSKYQLLPPQVFNIKENKHDVLVKLATMAAFPQFQAAWILFSKRRHLKHFASFAGDNTSWWKAGIGVAAATIVGLVLIKILTFQRQ
- the LOC110992726 gene encoding mitochondrial Rho GTPase isoform X4, which translates into the protein MFYNAQKAVLHPIHPIYSIEEQELTERCKKALSRIFKICDLDGDGVLDDYEITIFQKKCFDSPLQLQVLDEVKSVIAQNIAGGIENECITMKGFIFLHCLFIQRGRNETTWTVLRNFGYDESLELTQSYLYPNIKVPAGCTSELSYKGQQFLTQVFEKYDQDKDGMLNPTELKNVFSCCPRIPWHNLRYTVPTNEKGYLTLQGWMCRWTLMTLLDLQNTSAYLAYLGYNFLENDTQKSAFHITREKKIDVAKKQSSRNVYQCHIIGPRCCGKTSICRSFLGIAHKRIKPHTNERGDAHSCDSNCCINTVQVYGQEKYLVLREIAITRVSDPLQPHEVNCDVACLVYDLTASRSFEYIARIYIKYFAESHIPVLIVGTKGDGMVIRQEYILQPEVFCSKYQLLPPQVFNIKENKHDVLVKLATMAAFPQFQAAWILFSKRRHLKHFASFAGDNTSWWKAGIGVAAATIVGLVLIKILTFQRQ
- the LOC110992726 gene encoding mitochondrial Rho GTPase isoform X3, with product MVYESIPRTVRIILLGEPGVGKTSLILSLVTEEFTEHVPPKAEEITIPADVTPEQVPTNIVDVCLNEQTIEQVAEEIEKAHVICIVFSVDKQETLDKIASYWLPFVRDNCPNDYRKPVILVGNKIDLIDYSIIDNIWDIAEEYPEVDRCIECSAKTLTNVSEMFYNAQKAVLHPIHPIYSIEEQELTERCKKALSRIFKICDLDGDGVLDDYEITIFQKKCFDSPLQLQVLDEVKSVIAQNIAGGIENECITMKGFIFLHCLFIQRGRNETTWTVLRNFGYDESLELTQSYLYPNIKVPAGCTSELSYKGQQFLTQVFEKYDQDKDGMLNPTELKNVFSCCPRIPWHNLRYTVPTNEKGYLTLQGWMCRWTLMTLLDLQNTSAYLAYLGYNFLENDTQKSAFHITREKKIDVAKKQSSRNVYQCHIIGPRCCGKTSICRSFLGIAHKRIKPHTNERGDAHSCDSNCCINTVQVYGQEKYLVLREIAITRVSDPLQPHEVNCDVACLVYDLTASRSFEYIARIYIKYFAESHIPVLIVGTKGDGMVIRQEYILQPEVFCSKYQLLPPQVFNIKENKHDVLVKLATMAAFPHLKHFASFAGDNTSWWKAGIGVAAATIVGLVLIKILTFQRQ
- the LOC110992726 gene encoding mitochondrial Rho GTPase isoform X2, with product MVYESIPRTVRIILLGEPGVGKTSLILSLVTEEFTEHVPPKAEEITIPADVTPEQVPTNIVDVCLNEQTIEQVAEEIEKAHVICIVFSVDKQETLDKIASYWLPFVRDNCPNDYRKPVILVGNKIDLIDYSIIDNIWDIAEEYPEVDRCIECSAKTLTNVSEMFYNAQKAVLHPIHPIYSIEEQELTERCKKALSRIFKICDLDGDGVLDDYEITIFQKKCFDSPLQLQVLDEVKSVIAQNIAGGIENECITMKGFIFLHCLFIQRGRNETTWTVLRNFGYDESLELTQSYLYPNIKVPAGCTSELSYKGQQFLTQVFEKYDQDKDGMLNPTELKNVFSCCPRIPWHNLRYTVPTNEKGYLTLQGWMCRWTLMTLLDLQNTSAYLAYLGYNFLENDTQKSAFHITREKKIDVAKKQSSRNVYQCHIIGPRCCGKTSICRSFLGIAHKRIKPHTNERGDAHSCDSNCCINTVQVYGQEKYLVLREIAITRVSDPLQPHEVNCDVACLVYDLTASRSFEYIARIYIKYFAESHIPVLIVGTKGDGMVIRQEYILQPEVFCSKYQLLPPQVFNIKENKHDVLVKLATMAAFPKRRHLKHFASFAGDNTSWWKAGIGVAAATIVGLVLIKILTFQRQ
- the LOC110992733 gene encoding DNA-directed RNA polymerase III subunit RPC2 translates to MGELLNQKEWDSGKGLREPIKCLEDKWKLVPSFLQVKGLVKQHIDSFNYFINVEIKKIVQANEKIFCDSDPLFYLKYLNAYVGTPDLEEGFNVTKATTPHECRLRDLTYSAPITVDIEYIRGNQRVIKNKQLIGRMPLMLRSSNCVLTNKSDYELSQLNECPHDPGGYFIIRGQEKVILIQEQLSRNRMIVDEFKGAIQCQVTSSTHEKKTRTNVIVKNGKYVLRHNALSEDIPIAIAFKAMGICSDQEIIQLIGTDDNTLKKMAPCIMDCHNLKIFTQQQALTYIGQKCKTKRFPSNMSKMRTPIDEARDLLATTILAHVTVENFNFYVKAIYLAIMVKRVIEAETNKSAIDDPDYYGNKRLELAGSLLALMFEDLFKRFNWELKNIAEKIIPKVKAAPFDIVKHMRPDLITNGLFTAISTGNWTIKRFKMERHGVTQVLSRLSYISALGMMTRVNSQFEKTRKVSGPRSLQPSQWGMLCPSDTPEGEGCGLVKNLALMTHITTECSTEPIARLACNAGVEDVRLLGGEEINNPANYMVFLNGNILGVTRHYKKLIKIFRMFRRRGLISSFVSIYPNHNQRTVYICSDGGRLCRPYIIVERGFPLVKQHHINELNRGLKKFQDFLKDGLIEYLDVNEENDSHIATVELEIDPYVTTHLEIEPFTILGVCAGLVPYPHHNQSPRNTYQCAMGKQAMGTIGYNQKNRIDSLMYNLVYPQCPMVKTRTIELTNFDKLPAGQNATVAVMSYSGYDIEDALILNRASIDRGYGRCLVYKNAKTTMKRYSNQTSDRILGPSRDANTGKIIKAHEILDTDGIAAPGEMVENRQVLINKQMPPATLNPISQGQPQQIDYKDVPITYKGPVESYIEKVMVSSNSEDAFLIKILLRQTRVPEIGDKFSSRHGQKGVTGLIVQQEDMPFNDRGICPDMIMNPHGFPSRMTVGKTIELLAGKAGLMEGKFHYGTAFGGSKVRDVCQELEKHGYNYHGKDIFYSGVTGEPLEAYIYSGPVYYQKLKHMVQDKMHARARGPRAVLTRQPTEGRSRDGGLRLGEMERDCLIGYGASMLLMERLMFASDAFSASICGACGRLASRAWCHACRSSGAVAAVEMPYACKLLFQELASMNIVPRLTLKRYC